In the Glycine max cultivar Williams 82 chromosome 19, Glycine_max_v4.0, whole genome shotgun sequence genome, AGTAGGTGCTCTTATCATGCCAAACCTTTCAGAGGTAGGAATGCCTGGACTTCGTGGAGTTCCGGTTCTCAACCTTGATGCAGCATGCTGTGGTCTTGAACCCACAGATGAAGTAGGGCACATGGTTCTCACAATGGAGGATGATGCAGCAGCTGGTGGTCTAAAACTTCTGTTGGAACTTGCTTGTGAGTGTGCTCTGAGAACAGATGAGTCAATACTGGATGGGTTTTGCAGCTCAGTATTAACTGGTCTGATTACAGATCGCGTGCTCCAATGAGAATCACATTCAGTTTTCTCACAGTGTTCTCCTACCAGCTCAGCATTTCTACTTCTGCCTCCAGAGCCACCATGCTTCTGAATCTCATCCTCTGGAGCTGGTGTTAGGACTCTAGTTTCATTGCTAAAAGTGCAAACTGGGGGATcttctgttttttcttcttgtatctCTCTGATGGTTAGTGTTGACCTGCCCGTGTTTAACTCGGGAACAATTTGGTTTGAAGAGTAAAATGAAGGGTTTGATGTAGCAATTGATAATTTTGGTCCTAGAGGAACTGATGCTAACTCTCGAGCTGGAAAATAAAGGCAGTGGTCTGGCTGGAAAACGGATTGCATTAACGGATAAATCTCTGGAGTAGATGGAATAATTGGTTGAATGGTTAGTTCCAATAGACGATTTTGCTGCTGCATAATTTGTTGTTGCTGCCAAGTCTGATATAGAGCCACCTCTGGCGAGAAACTAGAGATTCCACAATGCCATTGCATAGGATACAAGTCTGCAGTTGACTGAGTAGACACCAAAGAGGTTGTAGTGGACTTTTGCCATCCAAGTTGACTATCACTTGTGGAGAAGTTCTTTGAACCAGATGGGTGTAAACTTGCAAGGACCCCAGCGATGATTACTTGCTCCTGTTCTTCATTTGCTTTAGACTCTCgagaaaatgaagatgaagttGAAGAAGATAAATGGTGCTCTGACactagaaataaatttaaaacaaatagatTATAAAGTTGTTAAGTCCTGGCAGGAAAGGCAGAAGCatgttataaagaaaaaaaaaaaggtatgctGAAAAGAAGACAAATTGAGGTAGACACCAAAAAAATGTGCATATAAAAAAGATATGATTACAGAAGCAAAATGCCCACATTTTCTCAATGCAGACCAAGCAGCCATTGCAGCATTTTTCTGAGCCTGTTTCTTGGTCCTAGATGGGTCTCCAGTAAAATGCATTCCTGCAATCTCAACGCTACATGAGAAGTTAGGACCATGACCTGGTCCAGAACGAATGGTTGTATAAACAGGAAGATTCAGTCCAGCTCTATGAGCAGTTTCCTGGAGCAAATTCTTGTATACTCCTGTTTCATCCTGTCAATATCCAAATAAAAaggagtatattaaaaaaaatctgcaTTGCAATGAAAGGAATTTAATAGAAGTGATGAATATGATTCATCTAACTCCTCCCCCACCTAAAAgagaacaagaaaaaggaaaaaaaatggagagCTCTACAATTAAATGCAATGAGCAAAAAATTCAGCATTCTTTATTTAGATTCCTAACACTGGGGGTATAGTTCTATACTTCTATTCTTAATCTGAAAGTCTTTCTGTTCATTTATCCTACTAGGTAATAAAAAGTTGAATTCAATGAATCAAACATCCTCTACATCCTTGGGAGGAAAAAGTATAATactttaaataagataaaaaaaagggaaCTACAAAATTAGAATACATTTGTATTCATTTATCCTACTTGGTTGTAAAAAGTTAAATTCAATGAATCAAACATCCTCTACATCCCTGGGAGGAAAAAGTATAATacttaaaataagataaacaaaaagggaactacaaaattaaaatacatttgtaTTGCACTTTTCATCAACAACAGGATTGGGAAATGCAGTGAAGACCTAAATGGCAATGCATGTTTGGCCTTGATGTTGGTTGGTTAGCATGTTTGCCCTTCAAAGATAGAGGCACAAGTTGATATTTAACCCATGAAGAGTGTTACAGGGTGAAAGCTAAACCTGGAAATTCAGCTAACGAATGTTGATGCATGATCTAGACAACAATGATAAGTTAGGTTAGGGGGACCAGGCAGGTATTGATTCTTAAAAACTGGGAACTGAACACATAAATAATAGACATAAAACCATGAAGAAGTTAACTCTAACTTTACATATTTGATGCAGTGATGCCAATACAAAAGGGTCAAGCAAAGAAGTGCCCCAAGGGCACCGATTAAAAACATTAGAACACCTTATTAAATGCTTCTAATTACCTCAAAAGTATGTGTTCAATGATTTTCGCATTTCTGATACGATAAATGCTTCCTTTTCCACCATAAATTTTCTACTTTTGTTTCTTAAGGGCACTGGTTAACATTTGCCCACACAAAAATCAATATTACAATATTGAATATTCTTATAGGAAGAATTGTTTTTCCAATAATTGACACAAAAAGGGGGAGCATACAATAATTTTGTTCCAATATTTCAAGATCAGAAGCGTTACACATCAAATGACAATTGATAAGCCATTGTGCACTTGACAAGTCAACCAGGTGTTTACAATTTTGATGACAGAAAGAAACATAACTGAAATCTAGGAAAGGGGGATGATGAAAAATTCCCACTTGCTCACCAGAACTCTTGCTGCCAAAGCTCCAGAGGGACCTCTTTTTGCAATAGTGTTAAGAGCCACCTCAGCTGCTGCATGTTCTGCCTGTCTAAGAGTAGAGCAGAATGTAGGGCTTTCAAAGGTCTCTCCATTAAAATTGACAGTTGCTTTAAAACGAGGAGCATGATCTGGCCCTTCGCGAATGCATGAGTAGGCTGGCAAATTAAAACAACTTCTTTGAGCCAATTCTTGCAACCGGTTCTTATACATGtctgcaaacaaataaaaagttaaaaaaggaatttaattttttataatttaagatGGAGgagagggaagaagaagaaaacttcAGTTATTCTAGCAAACATTTCTGTGGATGAATAGTTTACTCCACAACCATTACAATCCCAGTGCTGtaataaata is a window encoding:
- the LOC100820350 gene encoding double-stranded RNA-binding protein 2; protein product: MYKNRLQELAQRSCFNLPAYSCIREGPDHAPRFKATVNFNGETFESPTFCSTLRQAEHAAAEVALNTIAKRGPSGALAARVLDETGVYKNLLQETAHRAGLNLPVYTTIRSGPGHGPNFSCSVEIAGMHFTGDPSRTKKQAQKNAAMAAWSALRKLSEHHLSSSTSSSFSRESKANEEQEQVIIAGVLASLHPSGSKNFSTSDSQLGWQKSTTTSLVSTQSTADLYPMQWHCGISSFSPEVALYQTWQQQQIMQQQNRLLELTIQPIIPSTPEIYPLMQSVFQPDHCLYFPARELASVPLGPKLSIATSNPSFYSSNQIVPELNTGRSTLTIREIQEEKTEDPPVCTFSNETRVLTPAPEDEIQKHGGSGGRSRNAELVGEHCEKTECDSHWSTRSVIRPVNTELQNPSSIDSSVLRAHSQASSNRSFRPPAAASSSIVRTMCPTSSVGSRPQHAASRLRTGTPRSPGIPTSERFGMIRAPTPLFMAPAVRIRSVVPVCSAPPRRSMAEVSQSKEKEDLKPEDKEVSRTSSELGHLRI